In Paenibacillus sonchi, a single genomic region encodes these proteins:
- a CDS encoding MBL fold metallo-hydrolase: MTLIIIAVSLVVLAAVAYIVMTFYPAFGRRASRKEKQIISRSLNYKDGKFVYPAATVMMENSAGSSLSILKDFIKGNPRSRPPQPLIPEKLLPGSIQESGDTRVTWFGHSAVLLEMDGVTLFLDPMLGRSPSPFPFVGGRRYSKQLPMEISELPRIDAVLLSHDHYDHLDYGSIKQLKDKVGMFIVPLGVGAHLLRWGVSREKIREQDWWDEFQYAGLTLTSAPARHFSGRSLLDRNSTLWCSWIIRGAETKIFFSGDSGYGPHFAEIGEKYGPFDLTLMECGQYDPRWADIHMLPEQSVQAHLDVRGALMIPIHWAAFTLSMHDWTDPVERVFAAAKAHGVRLATPRIGEPVYAGSAEVPSLAWWK, translated from the coding sequence ATGACCTTAATAATCATCGCTGTATCCCTTGTGGTGCTGGCTGCAGTGGCTTACATTGTAATGACCTTTTATCCCGCTTTTGGACGACGGGCCTCCAGGAAGGAGAAGCAAATCATAAGCCGCTCCCTGAACTATAAGGACGGCAAGTTTGTCTATCCGGCTGCAACCGTGATGATGGAGAACAGCGCGGGAAGCAGCCTTTCCATTCTCAAGGACTTCATCAAAGGCAACCCCCGCTCGCGGCCTCCGCAGCCCCTGATTCCTGAGAAGCTGCTGCCCGGTTCGATTCAGGAGAGCGGGGATACCCGCGTGACCTGGTTCGGGCATTCCGCTGTGCTGCTGGAGATGGATGGAGTGACGTTGTTCCTGGACCCTATGCTGGGCCGCTCCCCTTCCCCGTTTCCGTTCGTTGGCGGCCGGCGTTACAGCAAGCAGCTGCCGATGGAGATTTCGGAGCTTCCCCGCATAGATGCTGTGCTGCTCTCCCATGACCATTATGACCACCTCGATTACGGCTCGATCAAGCAGTTAAAGGACAAGGTAGGCATGTTCATTGTGCCGCTGGGCGTCGGCGCTCATCTGCTGCGCTGGGGAGTGAGCCGGGAGAAGATCCGTGAACAGGACTGGTGGGATGAGTTCCAGTATGCGGGGCTTACGCTGACCAGTGCTCCGGCACGGCACTTCTCCGGACGCAGCCTGCTGGACCGCAACTCCACGCTCTGGTGCTCCTGGATTATCCGGGGAGCAGAGACGAAGATCTTTTTCAGCGGCGACAGCGGGTATGGCCCCCATTTTGCTGAAATTGGCGAGAAATATGGCCCTTTTGATCTGACGCTGATGGAATGCGGCCAATACGATCCCCGCTGGGCGGATATTCATATGCTCCCGGAGCAGTCGGTTCAGGCGCATCTGGATGTCCGCGGGGCACTGATGATTCCCATTCATTGGGCGGCGTTTACCCTGTCGATGCATGACTGGACCGATCCGGTGGAGCGTGTCTTCGCAGCGGCTAAGGCGCACGGCGTCCGGCTGGCTACCCCGCGCATCGGCGAGCCGGTCTATGCCGGTTCGGCAGAGGTACCCTCACTTGCATGGTGGAAATGA
- a CDS encoding sensor histidine kinase yields MLIIIAVSGAFVYNRVSYLLKNNAERHIQQTAVQANGRLDALIGQIDSLMEQVANHPTIQQLLTEELDGKSVTFNQRQSLLQIISSYQAYMPSVGSLELYTADYRLLFPIKDGSLETRINSAYITSANTKKGRLVWIGVDPNDEESLLAIRQVSLMDRWFSRGGYLMARIQRSYFQLDDPLSGSDGGESVLLVNDEGELLGSSEEPQAELLPLLASKDQTVSFRGKEYVQVKLRSDKTNWTLLVLTPVSYVTRGLSVLRTVLLVSGGFGTLLFLIMSFVLSTMITRPIIQLIRAMRKSRLGVLTPNPESVSTIELRELNNTYNGMIANMNDLIRVVYEKEVLQSRTELKALQAQINPHFLFNTLEAFNWSLEEKGEEELAGLVVVMSRLFRYIIGNPNKDEWVTLGEEMEQVQRYLKIMEMRMGDRLSWTIQLGPEEAAVPVPKLLIQPIVENAILHGVESRVGSGTVSVIVAPAQRKGWTQITVQDNGPGMDANTLHSLYSALEGGPSISAKGTGIGLVNVQRRIRLYYEAEGTGVKGLNIESKLSEGTVITFEIPNNGGHTYESGQQNDSGRGR; encoded by the coding sequence ATGCTGATTATTATTGCTGTGTCCGGTGCATTCGTGTACAACAGGGTCTCCTATTTGCTGAAAAACAATGCGGAACGGCATATCCAGCAGACTGCGGTGCAAGCGAACGGGAGGCTCGATGCATTGATCGGCCAGATCGACAGCCTGATGGAGCAGGTGGCGAATCATCCGACCATTCAACAACTGCTGACGGAAGAGCTTGACGGCAAATCCGTTACGTTCAACCAGCGGCAGTCTCTGCTGCAGATTATCTCCAGCTATCAGGCATACATGCCAAGCGTGGGTTCTCTGGAGCTGTACACAGCGGATTACCGGCTGCTGTTCCCTATCAAGGACGGCAGCCTGGAGACAAGGATCAATAGTGCCTATATCACCTCAGCCAATACCAAAAAGGGCAGACTGGTGTGGATCGGTGTCGATCCCAACGACGAAGAGAGCCTGCTGGCCATCCGCCAGGTCAGTCTGATGGACCGCTGGTTCTCACGGGGCGGCTATTTGATGGCCCGGATCCAGCGCAGCTATTTCCAGCTCGATGATCCGCTGTCCGGCAGCGACGGGGGCGAGTCTGTGCTGCTGGTGAATGACGAAGGCGAGCTGCTCGGCAGCAGTGAGGAACCGCAGGCGGAGCTGTTGCCGCTGCTTGCCAGCAAGGACCAGACGGTCAGCTTCCGGGGCAAGGAATATGTGCAGGTGAAGCTGCGCTCAGACAAGACAAACTGGACGCTGCTGGTGCTAACTCCGGTAAGCTATGTTACCAGAGGTCTCTCTGTGTTGAGAACGGTGCTGCTCGTCTCTGGCGGGTTCGGAACCCTGCTCTTTTTGATTATGTCTTTTGTGCTGTCCACGATGATCACGAGGCCGATTATCCAGCTGATCCGGGCGATGCGCAAGTCCAGGCTTGGGGTGCTCACGCCTAACCCGGAGTCGGTATCCACGATTGAGCTTAGAGAGCTGAATAATACCTATAACGGCATGATTGCCAATATGAATGATCTGATCCGGGTCGTGTATGAAAAAGAAGTGCTCCAGAGCCGGACGGAGCTTAAGGCGCTGCAGGCGCAGATCAATCCCCATTTCCTGTTCAATACGCTGGAGGCCTTCAACTGGTCGCTTGAGGAGAAGGGCGAAGAGGAGCTAGCCGGGCTTGTTGTTGTCATGTCGAGGCTGTTCCGGTACATTATCGGAAATCCGAACAAGGATGAGTGGGTTACGCTAGGGGAGGAAATGGAGCAGGTACAGCGGTATCTGAAAATTATGGAGATGCGGATGGGGGACCGCTTATCCTGGACTATTCAGCTTGGTCCGGAGGAGGCTGCTGTACCGGTGCCTAAGCTGCTTATTCAGCCCATCGTCGAGAACGCCATTCTCCATGGGGTGGAGAGCCGGGTGGGCAGCGGAACGGTCAGTGTAATTGTTGCTCCGGCCCAGCGTAAAGGCTGGACGCAAATCACCGTACAGGACAACGGGCCAGGAATGGATGCCAATACCCTGCATTCACTGTACAGTGCGCTTGAAGGCGGTCCATCCATCTCCGCCAAGGGAACGGGAATAGGGCTTGTGAATGTGCAGCGACGGATCAGGCTGTACTACGAAGCGGAAGGAACAGGAGTGAAAGGGTTGAATATTGAGAGCAAGCTGTCCGAGGGGACCGTAATTACTTTTGAAATTCCGAACAATGGAGGGCATACCTATGAATCTGGGCAACAGAACGATTCTGGTCGTGGACGATGA
- a CDS encoding type B 50S ribosomal protein L31: MKEGIHPKFNQVIFLDASVGFKFLSSSTKSSNETMEWEDGNTYPVIRVDSSSASHPFYTGKQRDTETGGRVDKFKQRLAQKK; the protein is encoded by the coding sequence ATGAAAGAAGGCATACACCCTAAATTCAACCAGGTGATTTTTCTGGATGCCAGCGTAGGTTTCAAATTCCTGAGCTCGTCCACCAAATCGTCCAATGAAACTATGGAATGGGAAGACGGCAACACTTATCCGGTGATCCGTGTGGACTCCAGCTCCGCATCCCACCCGTTCTACACTGGTAAACAAAGAGATACCGAAACTGGCGGCCGTGTGGACAAGTTCAAACAACGGTTGGCGCAGAAGAAATAA
- a CDS encoding GNAT family N-acetyltransferase, which produces MVTFRTFSEIPLQDTLAAWNAGFQDYYANLQMDCRTFLGRFHREDLLPEESIMLYADGQAVGFTLNGLRTVNGETMAWNGGTAVLPAYRGQGMGGRLLEENIRRYKLAGAQTARLEAFVQNEPAIALYEKHGYRGQGTTLFYALDGEPSFPAAPEQAWGSGEEAGLQIRECAAAEAAVLPFYDYSGPWQTHWPSLKDGRCLIAEQNGAALGYVQFRRGYAGTGQLSGIQLYPGKLRDDLPERGKLIHLLLSRIFSYSGSGVSLSTVHTPAADSGTRGWLEAAGFSVRSELVHMERVLD; this is translated from the coding sequence ATGGTTACGTTCAGAACATTCAGCGAAATTCCGCTGCAGGACACACTCGCTGCCTGGAATGCAGGGTTTCAGGATTACTATGCGAATTTGCAGATGGACTGCCGGACGTTTCTGGGCAGGTTCCACCGCGAGGATCTGCTGCCGGAAGAATCCATCATGCTCTATGCAGACGGGCAGGCGGTGGGCTTCACACTGAACGGGCTGCGTACGGTGAACGGGGAAACCATGGCCTGGAACGGAGGGACTGCCGTCCTTCCGGCCTACAGGGGCCAGGGCATGGGCGGACGTCTGCTGGAAGAGAACATCCGCAGATACAAGCTCGCCGGAGCGCAGACAGCCAGGCTGGAAGCCTTTGTACAGAACGAGCCTGCGATTGCCCTATATGAAAAGCACGGCTACCGTGGGCAAGGAACTACGCTGTTCTACGCATTGGACGGAGAGCCTTCGTTCCCGGCGGCGCCGGAACAAGCCTGGGGGAGCGGTGAAGAAGCCGGTCTGCAGATTCGTGAGTGTGCGGCTGCAGAAGCGGCGGTGCTGCCGTTCTATGACTATTCCGGTCCCTGGCAGACTCACTGGCCCAGCCTCAAGGACGGACGCTGTCTGATTGCCGAGCAGAACGGAGCCGCACTGGGGTATGTCCAGTTCCGGCGGGGATATGCGGGGACGGGGCAGCTCAGCGGGATTCAGCTGTATCCCGGCAAGCTGCGCGATGACCTCCCTGAGAGGGGGAAGCTTATCCATCTGCTGCTTAGCCGTATCTTCAGCTATAGCGGAAGCGGGGTCAGCCTGAGCACGGTGCATACCCCGGCTGCCGACTCTGGAACGCGGGGCTGGCTGGAAGCCGCCGGATTCAGCGTACGGAGTGAGCTTGTACACATGGAGCGGGTGTTGGATTAA
- a CDS encoding copper amine oxidase N-terminal domain-containing protein: MNAALKTSAILLTLSLALTTGGVSAAPSAASTPNHSTIHAPSAGAAVFSISINGSALSEPGFQSPGSKEPLLPLRAVAGALGFTVAWNAQTKAVDLNKGSIFTSVKNGKDRYAVNKMYIQLGTAPQTKQNKLYVPASFVSKVLRQSLSAEGQRIVINPAAEHISETGVITAITDADSYQSVRIRGIGTEGMILNVGKDTRLNRQDGSELAFSELHIGMTVEAQHSLISTRSLPPKHRPTKSLYWTGRHRITCLARQVRSSKSLQERMARSAFASVAVH, from the coding sequence ATGAACGCTGCCCTGAAAACAAGTGCAATCCTGCTAACCTTATCACTCGCTCTCACAACCGGAGGGGTCTCGGCAGCCCCCAGCGCTGCGTCCACCCCCAATCACAGCACTATACACGCCCCCTCTGCCGGGGCTGCAGTATTCTCCATATCCATTAACGGTTCTGCTCTTTCCGAGCCCGGCTTCCAGTCCCCCGGCAGCAAAGAGCCTCTGCTTCCTCTGCGCGCCGTTGCCGGTGCACTCGGCTTCACTGTGGCCTGGAATGCGCAGACGAAGGCCGTAGACCTGAATAAAGGCAGCATCTTCACCTCTGTAAAAAACGGCAAGGACCGCTATGCCGTCAATAAGATGTATATCCAGCTCGGAACAGCTCCGCAAACGAAGCAGAACAAGCTGTATGTCCCCGCCTCCTTTGTAAGCAAAGTGCTGCGTCAATCGCTTAGCGCGGAGGGACAGCGGATCGTGATCAACCCGGCAGCAGAGCATATCAGCGAGACCGGTGTTATCACAGCCATTACCGATGCGGACAGCTACCAGTCGGTACGTATCCGGGGCATCGGCACCGAAGGAATGATTCTGAATGTGGGGAAGGATACCAGGCTTAACCGCCAAGACGGCTCTGAGCTGGCCTTCAGCGAGCTTCATATCGGCATGACCGTGGAAGCGCAGCACTCCCTGATCTCCACCCGCAGCCTGCCCCCCAAACACCGGCCTACCAAATCACTGTACTGGACGGGGAGACACAGGATAACCTGCTTGGCACGGCAGGTACGGTCCAGCAAGTCACTTCAGGAGAGGATGGCACGGTCAGCTTTCGCATCCGTGGCAGTGCACTGA
- a CDS encoding cold-shock protein, producing MQTGTVKWFNADKGFGFIEVEGGSDVFVHFSAITGEGFKTLDEGQRVEFNVTEGARGPQAENVVKL from the coding sequence ATGCAAACAGGTACAGTTAAATGGTTCAATGCAGACAAAGGTTTCGGTTTTATCGAGGTTGAAGGCGGAAGCGACGTATTCGTACATTTCTCCGCAATCACCGGCGAAGGCTTCAAGACTTTGGACGAAGGCCAACGCGTTGAGTTCAACGTAACTGAAGGCGCTCGTGGACCACAAGCCGAAAATGTTGTAAAACTGTAA
- a CDS encoding cellulose biosynthesis cyclic di-GMP-binding regulatory protein BcsB, producing MNKKQIMMWALCLSLFLIPLQAASAAAAVPGDGRLTYETTFTGSDSSLTGTSSQQQQYFTVMDYWNVQDLKVNLHFQVSQITEDQISSVTLSLNGSPFYSFRPSLQNNGEQSVTIPAPKSFLKQGVNTLSIQGYLRTAAENNQVCYVDNTPDNWLHLFNTSSVAVAYMPKALDGGISDFSERFSGMDYVKRGQSLLSVPGHASGSELEAATYALSGFAKANTLADKTLPLLPYTEEAVRDRGLVVLLALADHIPGGLKHQLDASVDLEEHALIQLLDKDSRPTLVVTSKDESLLIKAGRLLANRQLVSQISSDKKVIDDATDVSSPALAISSNVTFTETGDKLTGPNHQEQTYFVTLPSNRSIADSGKISLDFRYAENLDFGRSLVTVSINDTPIGSKRLTKELANGDILNLAIPQSLNISGNFSVTVAFDLEMNNAICTPNTGEMPWAYISKETAMQLNTKDRTDLLFNNYPYPFLRDEIYNHVAVVLPQKMDNYTYRSLANIFNLLGQYAGGNTGDVHFYTDAVSAENLKNNNIIAIGSYKDNKVIRDNNDKLYFRYSKDGSTILSNEKISIDEQYGAEIGTLQLLESPYENGRGFMAVTGVSTEDMYLVSKLIASDKDKWKVYGDGVTADKDGNVSAYRFKTITGAGKDSVISQITERSEVLGFVVAVVLAVTLVLVSLLLLFRKHMKKRGDKRET from the coding sequence ATGAACAAAAAACAGATCATGATGTGGGCGCTCTGCCTCTCCCTTTTCCTGATCCCGCTCCAGGCGGCTTCCGCAGCAGCGGCGGTCCCGGGCGACGGAAGGCTGACGTACGAGACAACGTTTACCGGCAGCGACAGTTCACTTACGGGAACAAGCTCGCAGCAGCAGCAGTATTTCACAGTAATGGATTACTGGAATGTGCAGGACCTTAAGGTCAATCTGCATTTTCAGGTTTCACAAATCACCGAAGACCAGATTTCCAGTGTCACACTGTCCCTGAACGGCAGTCCTTTCTACTCCTTCAGGCCTTCTTTGCAAAACAACGGGGAGCAGAGTGTGACCATTCCGGCACCAAAGAGCTTTTTGAAGCAAGGAGTGAATACGCTAAGCATTCAGGGCTACCTGCGGACAGCCGCAGAGAATAACCAGGTCTGCTACGTGGACAACACACCGGATAATTGGCTGCATCTGTTCAACACCTCCAGTGTTGCGGTAGCCTATATGCCCAAAGCCCTGGATGGGGGAATCAGCGATTTCAGCGAGCGGTTCTCCGGTATGGATTACGTGAAAAGAGGCCAAAGCCTCCTGAGTGTGCCGGGCCATGCCAGCGGTTCTGAACTGGAGGCGGCCACCTATGCCTTATCAGGCTTCGCCAAGGCCAATACCTTAGCTGACAAAACGCTTCCGCTGCTGCCTTACACTGAAGAAGCCGTCAGAGACAGGGGGCTTGTGGTGCTGCTGGCCCTGGCGGACCATATACCGGGTGGGCTGAAGCATCAGCTTGATGCTTCCGTAGACCTGGAAGAGCATGCCCTTATCCAATTGCTGGACAAGGATAGCCGGCCTACGCTGGTCGTCACTTCCAAAGATGAGAGCCTGCTGATCAAGGCCGGGCGGCTGCTCGCCAACCGTCAGCTGGTCAGCCAGATCAGCAGCGACAAGAAGGTCATTGATGATGCCACCGATGTGTCATCACCGGCTTTGGCTATCAGCTCCAATGTGACCTTTACCGAAACCGGAGATAAGCTGACCGGTCCGAACCATCAGGAACAGACCTACTTCGTCACGCTGCCTTCGAACCGTTCGATTGCCGATTCCGGCAAAATCAGCCTTGATTTCCGCTATGCGGAGAATCTGGACTTCGGCCGCTCGCTGGTGACGGTAAGCATCAACGATACACCGATCGGCAGCAAGCGGCTGACCAAGGAGCTGGCAAACGGCGATATACTGAATCTGGCGATCCCGCAGAGCCTGAATATCTCCGGCAATTTCTCGGTGACCGTGGCATTTGATCTGGAAATGAACAATGCCATCTGTACCCCGAATACGGGGGAAATGCCCTGGGCCTACATCAGCAAGGAAACTGCGATGCAATTGAACACCAAGGACCGCACGGATTTGCTGTTCAACAATTATCCGTATCCGTTCCTGCGGGATGAGATCTACAACCATGTGGCGGTGGTGCTTCCGCAGAAAATGGACAACTACACGTACCGGAGCCTGGCGAATATTTTCAATCTGTTGGGTCAATATGCAGGCGGCAATACAGGGGATGTCCACTTTTACACGGATGCTGTCAGTGCAGAGAATCTGAAGAACAACAATATAATCGCCATCGGCTCCTATAAAGATAACAAGGTGATCCGTGACAACAATGACAAGCTGTATTTCCGGTACAGCAAGGATGGGTCCACGATTCTCTCCAATGAGAAGATCAGCATCGATGAACAGTATGGGGCGGAGATCGGCACGCTGCAGCTGCTGGAATCCCCGTATGAGAACGGGCGGGGCTTCATGGCAGTAACCGGAGTCAGCACGGAGGATATGTATCTGGTCTCTAAGCTGATCGCGAGCGATAAGGACAAATGGAAGGTATATGGCGACGGGGTGACCGCTGACAAGGACGGCAACGTCAGCGCATACCGCTTCAAAACGATTACAGGAGCCGGCAAGGACTCTGTGATTTCGCAAATCACGGAACGCAGCGAGGTGCTGGGCTTCGTGGTGGCGGTTGTGCTTGCGGTCACGCTGGTGCTTGTCTCGCTGCTTCTGCTGTTCCGCAAACATATGAAGAAACGGGGGGATAAGCGTGAGACGTAA
- a CDS encoding HAD family hydrolase: MYQTYIFDLYGTLIDIETDEERPELWERLSLHFSYHGLNISGVELQQCFLRERDGQLAAAGQHCAYPDFVMEEVFRAVARDLGGNPGQAWLHETVRWLRTLSMIKISLYSGVEEILRALRSRGKKVFLLSNGQKTFIEAELTMLGILHLFDGVAISSEAGISKPDPLFYRYLTEKYGADLSSAIMIGNDPRTDMAGAAAVGIDSCYIRTASSPADVPVQSTVQIWDGDLRKIPGWNL, from the coding sequence ATGTATCAGACTTACATTTTTGATCTGTATGGCACGCTGATTGATATTGAGACAGATGAGGAGCGGCCTGAACTCTGGGAGCGGCTGTCGCTCCATTTCAGTTATCATGGGCTGAATATTTCCGGAGTGGAGCTGCAGCAGTGTTTTTTGCGGGAGCGGGACGGGCAGCTGGCTGCCGCTGGGCAGCACTGTGCATATCCGGACTTCGTGATGGAGGAGGTGTTCCGCGCGGTGGCCCGCGATTTGGGCGGAAATCCGGGGCAGGCCTGGCTGCATGAAACCGTAAGATGGCTGCGCACCTTGTCGATGATTAAGATCTCCTTATACAGCGGGGTGGAGGAAATTCTCCGGGCCTTAAGATCACGCGGCAAAAAAGTATTTCTGCTCTCCAACGGGCAGAAAACCTTCATTGAAGCCGAGCTCACCATGCTGGGCATCCTGCATTTATTCGACGGTGTGGCGATTTCGTCAGAGGCAGGGATCAGCAAGCCGGACCCGCTGTTCTACCGCTACCTGACGGAGAAATACGGGGCGGATCTAAGCTCGGCGATCATGATCGGCAACGATCCGCGTACCGATATGGCCGGTGCGGCGGCGGTGGGAATAGATTCCTGTTATATCCGCACCGCCTCTTCACCGGCTGATGTGCCGGTACAGAGCACCGTCCAGATCTGGGATGGCGATTTGCGCAAAATTCCCGGCTGGAATTTGTAG
- a CDS encoding SDR family oxidoreductase, translated as MDLGLTGKSVFVAAASKGLGLATALEFAREGAKVTIASRNLEQLEAARRAIAEATGREVAVVRMDVNRPEEIGRAIEAAAEYGGGLDVLVTNAGGPPGGGFEEMTDADWSGGYELTLMGTVRMIREALTYLRSSGGGRIVGVSSVSVKQPIGGLILSNVFRAGVSALFKTLATELAPEGILINSLAPGRIGTDRILQLDGKRADARGISREQVEQEALAQIPAGRSGTPEEFGKAAVFLGSFANTYITGQSLLIDGGMVKSL; from the coding sequence ATGGATTTGGGTCTTACAGGGAAATCGGTATTTGTCGCTGCAGCCAGCAAGGGGCTGGGACTAGCTACTGCGCTGGAATTCGCACGCGAAGGTGCGAAGGTGACCATCGCCAGCCGGAACCTGGAGCAGCTTGAAGCGGCCCGGCGGGCCATTGCTGAGGCAACCGGTCGTGAGGTGGCCGTGGTGCGGATGGATGTGAACCGCCCGGAGGAGATCGGACGGGCGATTGAAGCCGCCGCCGAATACGGAGGCGGGCTGGATGTGCTGGTTACCAATGCCGGAGGTCCTCCGGGCGGCGGCTTTGAGGAGATGACCGACGCGGACTGGAGCGGCGGCTATGAGCTTACGCTGATGGGCACGGTGCGCATGATCCGCGAGGCGCTGACTTACTTGCGTTCAAGCGGCGGGGGCCGCATTGTGGGCGTCAGCTCGGTTTCGGTCAAGCAGCCGATTGGCGGCCTGATCCTCTCGAATGTTTTCCGGGCGGGTGTGAGCGCGCTGTTCAAGACGCTTGCGACGGAGCTTGCCCCGGAGGGCATCCTGATTAATTCGCTTGCTCCCGGGCGCATCGGCACTGACCGGATTCTGCAGCTGGACGGCAAGCGGGCGGATGCCCGCGGCATCTCCCGTGAGCAGGTTGAGCAGGAGGCGCTGGCCCAAATTCCGGCCGGACGAAGCGGAACGCCGGAGGAGTTCGGCAAGGCAGCCGTGTTCCTGGGGTCTTTTGCCAATACCTATATTACCGGCCAGTCTCTGCTGATCGACGGCGGGATGGTGAAGTCACTGTAA
- a CDS encoding diguanylate cyclase domain-containing protein, which yields MRRNRSSLFSDLAFLVFLVLNFICIVFIAGSPDQYIQNIIILNIAFLLALVTYFTTVTAGLVLNLAFIFGYGFFVLYQTVSEGGTIGVNTYFWLIMTPLLTVVIWVFASRTRELQAENERLEIRTANLAAVDENTDLRNIISFQKDASLFTGISTRYSIPLTLLVVKVKYWSEIRRLIPEEQLSEAIYDVSQLSQSSIRTNDALYLLDKEDATWGLLLFTDREGAKIVIERIKFKLQELNDTEFSAKYKVNLGLKIGAVQYEAETVENPFDFILQAKKQLEYDV from the coding sequence GTGAGACGTAACCGCAGCAGCCTTTTTTCCGATCTCGCTTTTCTGGTGTTCCTGGTGCTGAACTTCATATGTATCGTCTTTATCGCAGGTTCGCCCGATCAATACATCCAGAACATTATTATTTTGAATATTGCTTTTCTGCTGGCGCTGGTTACCTATTTCACTACCGTGACTGCGGGGCTGGTGCTGAATCTGGCGTTTATTTTCGGTTACGGCTTCTTCGTCCTCTACCAGACGGTGTCGGAGGGCGGGACTATTGGCGTCAATACGTATTTCTGGCTGATTATGACCCCGCTGCTTACAGTAGTAATCTGGGTTTTTGCATCCAGAACCCGGGAGCTTCAGGCCGAGAATGAGCGGCTGGAGATAAGAACGGCCAATCTTGCCGCCGTCGACGAGAACACCGATCTGCGGAACATTATTTCTTTTCAAAAGGATGCCAGCTTGTTCACGGGAATCTCCACCCGCTACAGCATTCCGCTGACACTGCTGGTGGTCAAGGTAAAGTATTGGAGTGAAATTCGCCGCCTGATCCCGGAGGAGCAATTGTCCGAGGCGATCTACGATGTGTCCCAGCTCAGCCAGTCCAGTATCCGCACCAATGATGCGCTGTATCTGCTGGACAAGGAGGACGCCACTTGGGGGCTGCTGCTGTTCACGGACCGCGAGGGGGCCAAGATTGTCATTGAGCGGATCAAATTCAAGCTTCAGGAATTGAATGATACAGAGTTCTCGGCCAAATACAAGGTGAATCTGGGGCTGAAAATCGGGGCTGTGCAATATGAGGCAGAAACGGTTGAGAACCCGTTCGATTTCATATTGCAGGCCAAGAAACAGCTGGAGTATGATGTGTAG